From Opitutales bacterium, one genomic window encodes:
- the ybeY gene encoding rRNA maturation RNase YbeY, translating into MEPVKRQIEVSVAEQFDCVDTVSVKELFERLDSLDEIRWSIPDGELSIALVDEATICEIHARFLDDPTPTDVITFPGDTDENIAGEIIVSVDQAMRVHQANNTTLIQELTLYLVHGWLHLAGEDDIDPADRMLMRQAEKTVLKQLGKVSLSSEALIDET; encoded by the coding sequence ATGGAGCCTGTAAAGCGCCAGATAGAAGTCTCCGTGGCCGAGCAGTTCGACTGCGTCGACACCGTTTCGGTGAAAGAGCTTTTTGAGAGGCTCGATAGCCTGGATGAAATCAGATGGTCTATTCCAGACGGTGAGTTGTCTATCGCCCTCGTCGACGAAGCGACCATCTGCGAGATTCACGCACGATTTCTAGATGACCCCACTCCCACCGATGTCATCACTTTCCCAGGAGACACCGATGAAAACATAGCGGGAGAAATCATTGTCTCAGTGGACCAGGCCATGCGCGTGCACCAGGCAAACAACACGACACTTATTCAAGAACTCACACTCTACCTTGTCCATGGATGGCTACACCTTGCTGGCGAAGACGATATAGATCCAGCTGATCGAATGCTAATGCGACAGGCCGAGAAGACCGTATTAAAACAGCTCGGAAAAGTCAGTCTAAGCTCAGAGGCCTTGATCGATGAAACCTAA
- a CDS encoding orotate phosphoribosyltransferase gives MTDSKQEEIIQIFRDSGALIEGHFILRSGLHSGHFFQCAQVCQYLDKVTRLAELMIESMGDIDCETVVSPAMGGLVIGQEVARQLGKRFIFVEKVAGDLALRRNFQLAPREKVIVVEDVITKGGRVQETLDILDAQQTDVQHIGVLVDRSEGKAQFSAPLTPLVQLSFPTYQPDNLPSELKAIPVTTPGSK, from the coding sequence ATGACTGACAGCAAACAAGAGGAAATCATTCAGATATTCCGCGATTCAGGAGCGCTCATCGAAGGCCACTTTATCCTACGCAGTGGCTTACATAGCGGACACTTTTTTCAGTGTGCTCAAGTATGCCAATACCTCGACAAGGTGACGCGCCTGGCTGAACTCATGATCGAAAGCATGGGAGACATCGACTGTGAGACCGTGGTTTCACCTGCGATGGGAGGCCTAGTCATCGGACAAGAAGTAGCGCGCCAGCTCGGAAAGCGATTCATCTTCGTTGAAAAAGTCGCAGGCGACTTGGCTCTACGCCGCAATTTCCAGCTCGCACCTAGAGAAAAAGTAATCGTGGTCGAAGATGTCATCACGAAGGGCGGACGTGTGCAGGAAACACTCGACATCTTAGACGCTCAACAGACAGATGTTCAGCATATCGGTGTGCTAGTCGACCGCAGTGAAGGTAAGGCGCAATTCAGTGCTCCCCTCACTCCTTTAGTTCAGCTCAGTTTCCCTACTTACCAGCCCGACAATCTGCCTTCAGAGCTCAAAGCAATTCCAGTGACAACTCCAGGTAGCAAATAG